In one Sphingobium sp. MI1205 genomic region, the following are encoded:
- the rpsC gene encoding 30S ribosomal protein S3: MGHKSNPIGLRLQINRTWDSRWFAEGADYGRLLLEDLKIRQFIMKNLPQAAISKVVIERPAKLCRISIYAARPGVIIGKKGADIEKLRKKLGSLTSSDVSLNIVEIRKPEIDSKLVAQGIADQLERRVAFRRAMKRAVQSALRLGAEGIKITCGGRLGGAEIARVEWYREGRVPLHTLRANVDYAEATAHTAYGVCGIKVWIFKGEILGHDPFATDRLMLEAQTSGVRPAR, encoded by the coding sequence ATGGGTCACAAGAGCAATCCGATCGGTCTGCGCCTGCAGATCAACCGTACCTGGGACAGCCGCTGGTTCGCAGAAGGCGCCGACTATGGCCGCCTGCTGCTGGAGGATCTGAAGATCCGCCAGTTCATCATGAAGAACCTGCCGCAGGCCGCGATCTCCAAGGTCGTGATCGAGCGACCGGCCAAGCTGTGCCGGATTTCGATCTACGCAGCCCGCCCCGGTGTCATCATCGGCAAGAAGGGCGCGGACATTGAAAAGCTCCGCAAGAAGCTAGGCAGCCTGACATCTTCGGACGTCAGCTTGAACATCGTTGAAATCCGCAAGCCGGAAATCGACTCCAAGCTCGTTGCGCAGGGTATCGCCGATCAGCTGGAACGCCGCGTGGCATTCCGCCGCGCTATGAAGCGTGCTGTACAGTCTGCTCTCCGTCTGGGCGCAGAAGGTATCAAGATAACCTGTGGCGGCCGTCTGGGCGGCGCAGAGATCGCGCGCGTCGAATGGTATCGCGAAGGCCGCGTTCCGCTGCACACGCTGCGTGCGAACGTCGACTATGCTGAAGCCACGGCGCACACCGCTTATGGCGTCTGCGGCATCAAGGTCTGGATCTTCAAGGGCGAGATTCTCGGCCATGATCCGTTCGCGACCGACCGGCTGATGCTGGAGGCTCAGACCTCCGGTGTGCGCCCGGCGCGCTGA
- the rplD gene encoding 50S ribosomal protein L4 codes for MKVNVQTLDAQAAGDLELNDAVFGVEPRTDILHRVVTWQLEKRRAPARATRERSDVARTGKKFGRQKGGGTARHGDRRAPVFIGGGKAHGARARDFGHDLNKKIRALGLKMALSSKAKDGSLIVLDNLDVAEGKTKALVAHLAKLNLTKALFIDGDAVNVSFAKASANIIGVNLLPAVGANVYDILKADSLVLTRAAVEKLEARFNG; via the coding sequence ATGAAGGTCAATGTACAGACCCTCGACGCGCAGGCTGCTGGTGACCTGGAGCTCAACGATGCCGTGTTCGGCGTTGAGCCCCGCACCGACATCCTGCACCGCGTCGTCACTTGGCAGCTCGAAAAGCGCCGGGCGCCTGCCCGCGCCACCCGTGAGCGTTCGGACGTTGCCCGCACCGGCAAGAAGTTCGGCCGTCAAAAGGGCGGCGGTACTGCCCGTCACGGCGATCGCAGGGCGCCCGTGTTTATCGGCGGTGGTAAGGCTCATGGTGCCCGCGCTCGCGACTTTGGGCACGATCTCAACAAGAAGATTCGTGCGCTCGGCCTGAAAATGGCTCTGTCGTCGAAGGCGAAGGATGGTTCGTTGATCGTCCTCGACAATCTGGACGTCGCGGAGGGCAAGACCAAGGCGCTCGTCGCGCACCTCGCCAAGCTGAACCTGACCAAGGCGCTGTTTATCGATGGCGATGCGGTCAACGTCAGCTTTGCGAAGGCTTCGGCCAACATCATCGGCGTGAACCTGCTGCCGGCCGTTGGCGCCAACGTTTACGACATCCTGAAAGCCGATTCGCTGGTGCTTACCCGCGCCGCGGTCGAAAAGCTGGAGGCCCGTTTCAATGGCTAA
- the fusA gene encoding elongation factor G has protein sequence MARSHPLERYRNFGIMAHIDAGKTTTTERILYYTGKSYKIGEVHDGAATMDWMEQEQERGITITSAATTCVWKAEEGKGPEHRLNIIDTPGHVDFTIEVERSLRVLDGAVAAFDGVAGVEPQSETVWRQADKYKVPRMCFINKLDRTGANFYYCVQTIIDRLGATPAVLYLPIGAESEFKGLVDLVENRAIIWKDENLGAEFTYEEIPADLADKAAEYREKLIELAVEQDDEAMEAYLEGNLPDVATLKKLIRKGTLNQSFVPVLCGSAFKNKGVQPLLDAVVDYLPSPLDIEDVQGINPDTEEPDSRATADDAPFSGLAFKIMNDPFVGSLTFLRVYSGTLTKGTYLNSVKDKKEKIGRMLLMHANSREDIDAAYAGDIVALAGMKETTTGDTLCAERQPIILERMEFPEPVIELSVEPKTKADQEKMGVALNRLAAEDPSFRVSTDHESGQTIIKGMGELHLEILVDRMKREFKVEANVGAPQVAYREYLKKAVDVDYTHKKQSGGTGQFGRIKVKVTPGERGAGIIFKDEIKGGNIPKEYIPAIEKGMRETAATGSLIGFPIIDFEINLYDGAYHDVDSSALAFEITGRAAMREVAQKAGITLLEPVMKVEVVTPEEYLGDVIGDMNSRRGQIQGTDTRGNAQVVEAMVPLANMFGYVNSLRSFTQGRANYSMIFSHYDEVPQNVADEVKAKMA, from the coding sequence ATGGCCCGCAGCCATCCGCTCGAACGCTATCGTAATTTCGGTATCATGGCGCATATCGACGCCGGCAAGACCACCACGACCGAGCGTATCCTTTATTATACCGGCAAGTCATACAAGATCGGCGAAGTCCACGACGGCGCGGCCACGATGGACTGGATGGAGCAGGAGCAGGAGCGTGGTATCACCATCACCTCGGCTGCGACGACCTGCGTTTGGAAGGCCGAAGAGGGCAAGGGCCCCGAGCATCGCCTGAACATCATCGACACCCCCGGCCACGTTGACTTCACCATCGAAGTCGAGCGTTCGCTGCGCGTGCTCGACGGCGCTGTCGCCGCGTTCGACGGTGTCGCCGGCGTTGAGCCGCAGTCGGAAACCGTGTGGCGCCAGGCGGACAAGTACAAGGTTCCGCGGATGTGCTTCATCAACAAGCTCGACCGTACCGGCGCCAACTTCTATTATTGCGTACAGACGATCATCGACCGCCTGGGCGCCACGCCGGCCGTCCTCTATCTGCCCATTGGTGCGGAGTCAGAGTTCAAGGGCCTGGTCGATCTGGTTGAGAATCGCGCGATCATCTGGAAGGACGAGAATCTGGGTGCTGAGTTCACCTATGAGGAAATACCGGCCGATCTCGCCGACAAGGCTGCCGAATATCGTGAAAAGCTGATCGAACTGGCTGTTGAGCAGGACGACGAGGCGATGGAAGCCTATCTGGAAGGCAATCTGCCCGACGTCGCCACGCTCAAGAAGTTGATCCGCAAGGGCACGCTCAATCAGTCGTTCGTGCCGGTCCTGTGCGGCTCGGCGTTTAAGAACAAGGGCGTGCAGCCTCTGCTAGACGCGGTCGTGGACTATCTGCCTTCGCCGCTGGATATCGAAGACGTTCAGGGTATCAACCCGGACACCGAAGAGCCGGACAGCCGCGCGACCGCGGATGACGCGCCTTTCTCCGGTCTGGCGTTCAAGATCATGAACGATCCGTTCGTGGGCTCGCTGACCTTCCTGCGCGTCTATTCCGGCACCCTGACCAAGGGCACCTATCTGAACTCGGTCAAGGACAAGAAGGAAAAGATCGGCCGTATGCTTCTGATGCATGCGAACAGCCGTGAAGACATTGACGCGGCCTATGCCGGCGACATCGTCGCGCTGGCGGGCATGAAGGAGACCACCACCGGTGATACGCTGTGCGCCGAGCGCCAGCCCATCATCCTGGAGCGGATGGAATTCCCCGAGCCGGTCATCGAACTGTCGGTCGAACCCAAGACCAAGGCCGACCAGGAAAAGATGGGCGTTGCTCTCAACCGCCTGGCCGCCGAGGATCCGTCCTTCCGTGTCTCGACCGACCACGAATCGGGTCAGACCATCATCAAGGGCATGGGCGAACTTCACCTCGAAATCCTGGTCGATCGCATGAAGCGCGAGTTCAAGGTCGAGGCGAATGTCGGTGCGCCGCAGGTGGCCTATCGCGAATATCTCAAAAAGGCCGTTGACGTCGATTATACCCACAAGAAGCAGTCGGGCGGCACCGGCCAGTTCGGCCGCATCAAGGTGAAGGTCACGCCGGGCGAGCGTGGCGCGGGCATCATCTTCAAGGATGAGATCAAGGGCGGCAATATTCCCAAGGAATATATCCCGGCGATCGAGAAGGGCATGCGCGAAACCGCAGCGACCGGCTCGCTGATCGGCTTCCCGATCATCGACTTCGAGATCAACCTGTATGACGGCGCCTATCATGATGTCGACTCGTCAGCGCTGGCCTTCGAAATCACCGGTCGAGCCGCGATGCGGGAAGTCGCGCAGAAGGCAGGAATCACGCTGCTCGAACCGGTCATGAAGGTCGAGGTCGTCACCCCTGAAGAATATCTGGGCGACGTCATCGGCGACATGAACAGTCGCCGCGGCCAGATCCAGGGCACCGATACGCGCGGCAACGCGCAGGTGGTCGAGGCTATGGTCCCGCTGGCCAACATGTTCGGCTATGTGAACTCGCTGCGTTCCTTCACCCAGGGACGCGCGAACTACTCCATGATCTTCTCCCATTATGACGAAGTGCCGCAGAATGTTGCGGACGAAGTCAAGGCGAAGATGGCCTGA
- a CDS encoding 50S ribosomal protein L23, with translation MAKKEAATVDNRHYDVVVAPVITEKSTLLSENNAVVFKVANDATKPEIKAAVEALWGVTVKSVNTLVTKGKTKKWKGKPYTRSDVKKAIVRLAEGQSIDITEGVR, from the coding sequence ATGGCTAAGAAAGAAGCCGCGACCGTTGACAATCGTCATTATGACGTCGTCGTCGCGCCGGTCATCACTGAGAAGTCCACCCTTCTCTCCGAAAATAACGCCGTTGTCTTCAAGGTCGCCAATGATGCGACCAAGCCAGAGATCAAGGCTGCCGTCGAAGCGCTCTGGGGCGTGACGGTCAAGAGCGTGAACACGCTGGTCACGAAGGGCAAGACGAAGAAGTGGAAGGGCAAGCCCTACACGCGGTCGGATGTGAAGAAGGCGATCGTTCGCCTGGCTGAAGGCCAGTCGATCGACATCACCGAAGGAGTGCGCTGA
- the rpmC gene encoding 50S ribosomal protein L29, with translation MANVADLKTKTDDELSTELNNLKREQFNLRFQAATNQLEKPSRVKEVRRSIAQIKTLQTERSRLAAK, from the coding sequence GTGGCGAACGTTGCCGACCTCAAGACCAAGACGGACGACGAACTGTCGACCGAACTCAACAACCTGAAGCGCGAGCAGTTCAATCTGCGCTTCCAGGCGGCCACCAACCAGCTGGAAAAGCCCAGCCGCGTGAAGGAAGTCCGCCGGTCGATCGCGCAGATCAAGACCCTCCAGACCGAGCGTTCGCGCTTGGCCGCGAAGTAA
- the rplC gene encoding 50S ribosomal protein L3: protein MRTGVIAKKVGMTRLFQEDGRHVPVTVLALEGNQVVARKEVDRDGYVAVQLGAGVAKVKNVAKPQRGHFAKAEVEPKARLVEFRVAEDALLDVGAEIAADHFIAGQLVDVAGHTQGKGFAGAMKRWGFGGMRATHGVSISHRAHGSTGNRQDPGRVFKNKKMAGHMGDRERTQQNLEIVRTDVERGLLFVKGSVPGAKGTWLTVSDAVKVKRPADAPYPASLKAAANSNPAPAETPAEEAAAPEATEGQEG, encoded by the coding sequence ATGCGCACAGGCGTGATCGCTAAGAAAGTCGGGATGACCCGTCTGTTCCAAGAGGATGGACGGCATGTTCCGGTTACGGTTTTGGCCCTTGAGGGCAATCAGGTCGTGGCCCGCAAGGAAGTTGATCGCGACGGCTATGTCGCAGTTCAGCTCGGTGCGGGTGTTGCGAAGGTCAAGAATGTTGCCAAGCCGCAGCGCGGTCATTTCGCCAAGGCGGAAGTGGAGCCGAAGGCGCGTCTGGTGGAATTCCGTGTCGCCGAGGATGCGCTCCTCGATGTCGGCGCAGAAATCGCCGCTGACCATTTCATCGCCGGCCAGCTGGTCGATGTTGCCGGTCACACCCAGGGTAAGGGTTTCGCCGGCGCCATGAAGCGCTGGGGCTTCGGCGGTATGCGCGCCACCCACGGCGTGTCGATCAGTCACCGTGCGCATGGTTCGACTGGTAACCGCCAGGATCCGGGCCGCGTCTTCAAGAACAAGAAGATGGCGGGCCATATGGGCGATCGCGAACGGACCCAGCAGAATCTGGAAATCGTGCGCACCGATGTCGAGCGCGGCCTTCTCTTCGTGAAGGGCAGCGTACCAGGCGCCAAGGGCACCTGGCTGACCGTCAGCGACGCCGTTAAGGTGAAGCGCCCGGCAGATGCTCCTTATCCAGCGAGCCTGAAGGCGGCCGCCAACAGCAACCCCGCTCCGGCCGAGACGCCTGCTGAAGAAGCTGCTGCTCCCGAAGCGACCGAAGGCCAGGAGGGCTAA
- the rpsJ gene encoding 30S ribosomal protein S10 codes for MDSNIRIRLKAFDHRVLDQATGDIADTARRTGALIRGPIPLPTRIEKFTVNRGPHIDKKSREQFEVRTYKRMLDIVQPTPQTVDALMKLDLAAGVNVEIKLA; via the coding sequence ATGGACAGCAACATCCGCATTCGCCTCAAGGCGTTCGATCATCGCGTGCTTGATCAGGCGACCGGCGACATCGCCGACACCGCCCGCCGCACCGGTGCCCTTATTCGCGGTCCGATTCCCCTTCCGACGCGCATCGAAAAGTTCACAGTCAACCGTGGTCCGCACATCGACAAGAAGTCGCGTGAGCAGTTCGAGGTTCGCACCTACAAGCGTATGCTTGACATTGTGCAGCCGACGCCGCAGACGGTCGACGCGCTGATGAAGCTGGACTTGGCTGCCGGCGTGAACGTCGAAATCAAGCTGGCCTAA
- the rplX gene encoding 50S ribosomal protein L24, whose protein sequence is MSAARIKKGDKVVILAGKDKGRTGSVLQVLPTKDKVLVEGINVHARHRKPDQANPQGGIERKPAPLHISNVAVADKDGKPTRVRFEDRDGKKVRVAVKSGEVL, encoded by the coding sequence ATGAGCGCTGCAAGAATCAAGAAGGGCGACAAGGTCGTCATCCTGGCTGGCAAGGACAAGGGCCGCACCGGCTCGGTCCTTCAGGTGCTGCCGACCAAGGACAAGGTCCTCGTCGAAGGCATCAACGTGCATGCGCGTCACCGCAAGCCTGACCAGGCGAACCCGCAAGGTGGCATCGAGCGCAAGCCCGCGCCGCTCCACATTTCGAACGTTGCTGTCGCCGACAAGGATGGCAAGCCGACCCGCGTCCGTTTCGAGGACCGCGACGGCAAGAAGGTCCGCGTCGCCGTCAAGTCGGGTGAGGTGCTGTAA
- the tuf gene encoding elongation factor Tu has translation MAKAKFERNKPHCNIGTIGHVDHGKTSLTAAITKVLAETGGATFTSYDNIDKAPEERERGITISTAHVEYETEARHYAHVDCPGHADYVKNMITGAAQMDGAILVVSATDGPMPQTREHILLAKQVGVPQLVVFMNKVDLVDDAEILELVELEIRELLSSYDFDGDNIPIIPGSAVAALQDKTPEIGHDAVLKLMAAVDSWIPQPERPVDKPFLMPIEDVFSISGRGTVVTGRVETGIVKVGEEVEIVGIKDTRKTTVTGVEMFRKLLDEGRAGDNIGALVRGVGREDVERGQVLAKPGSVTPHTEFDAEVYVLSKEEGGRHTPFFANYRPQFYFRTTDVTGEVILPEGTEMVMPGDNVKLGVKLIAPIAMDAGLRFAIREGGRTVGAGVVGTISK, from the coding sequence ATGGCTAAGGCTAAGTTTGAGCGGAACAAGCCGCACTGCAACATCGGCACCATCGGTCACGTCGACCATGGCAAGACCTCGCTGACCGCGGCGATCACCAAGGTTCTCGCCGAAACCGGCGGTGCGACCTTCACCAGCTATGACAACATCGACAAGGCTCCTGAAGAGCGCGAGCGTGGCATCACCATCTCGACCGCGCACGTCGAGTATGAGACTGAAGCGCGTCACTATGCGCACGTCGACTGCCCGGGTCACGCTGACTACGTCAAGAACATGATCACCGGTGCGGCTCAGATGGACGGCGCGATTCTCGTTGTTTCGGCTACCGACGGCCCGATGCCCCAGACCCGTGAGCACATCCTGCTCGCCAAGCAGGTCGGCGTTCCGCAGCTCGTCGTGTTCATGAACAAGGTTGACCTTGTCGATGACGCTGAAATCCTCGAGCTGGTCGAGCTGGAAATCCGCGAGCTGTTGAGCTCCTATGATTTCGACGGCGACAATATTCCGATCATCCCCGGTTCGGCTGTCGCTGCTCTGCAGGACAAGACTCCTGAAATCGGCCATGACGCCGTTCTGAAGCTGATGGCTGCTGTCGACAGCTGGATTCCGCAGCCGGAGCGTCCGGTTGACAAGCCGTTCCTGATGCCGATCGAAGACGTGTTCTCGATCTCGGGTCGCGGCACCGTCGTGACCGGCCGCGTCGAAACCGGCATCGTCAAGGTGGGTGAAGAAGTCGAGATCGTCGGCATCAAGGACACCCGCAAGACCACCGTCACGGGCGTTGAAATGTTCCGTAAGCTGCTGGACGAAGGTCGCGCAGGCGACAACATCGGTGCGCTGGTGCGTGGTGTTGGCCGTGAAGACGTCGAGCGTGGCCAGGTTCTGGCCAAGCCCGGTTCGGTCACCCCGCACACCGAGTTCGACGCTGAAGTGTATGTGCTGTCGAAGGAAGAAGGCGGCCGTCACACTCCGTTCTTCGCGAACTATCGTCCGCAGTTCTACTTCCGCACCACGGATGTCACCGGCGAAGTCATCCTGCCCGAGGGCACTGAGATGGTCATGCCCGGCGACAACGTGAAGCTCGGGGTGAAGCTGATTGCTCCGATTGCGATGGACGCGGGTCTCCGCTTCGCCATCCGTGAAGGTGGCCGCACCGTCGGCGCCGGGGTTGTCGGTACGATCTCGAAGTAA
- the rplN gene encoding 50S ribosomal protein L14, translating into MIQMQSNLDVADNSGAKRVQCIKVLGGSKRRFASVGDIIVVSIKEAAPRGKVKKGDVHRAVIVRTAKDVRRADGSVIRFDGNAAVLINKNEEPIGTRIFGPVVRELRAKKHMKIISLAPEVL; encoded by the coding sequence ATGATCCAGATGCAATCCAATCTTGACGTCGCTGACAACAGCGGCGCCAAGCGCGTCCAGTGCATCAAGGTGCTGGGCGGCTCGAAGCGTCGCTTCGCGAGCGTGGGCGACATCATCGTCGTCTCGATCAAGGAAGCTGCCCCTCGTGGCAAGGTGAAGAAGGGTGACGTGCATCGCGCCGTCATCGTGCGCACCGCCAAGGACGTGCGTCGCGCTGATGGCAGCGTGATTCGTTTCGACGGCAACGCCGCTGTGCTCATCAACAAGAACGAGGAGCCGATCGGCACCCGTATCTTTGGCCCGGTCGTTCGCGAACTGCGCGCCAAGAAGCACATGAAGATCATCTCGCTCGCTCCCGAGGTGCTGTAA
- the rpsN gene encoding 30S ribosomal protein S14 encodes MAKLSSINKNERRKKLVKKYAGRYAKLKAIANDTAADDSDRLIARLKMAEIPRNGNPTRVRNRCELTGRPRAYYRKFRLCRVQLRDLANKGLIPGVTKSSW; translated from the coding sequence ATGGCGAAACTGAGTTCGATCAACAAGAACGAGCGCCGCAAGAAGCTGGTAAAGAAATATGCCGGCCGCTATGCGAAGCTCAAGGCGATCGCGAATGATACCGCGGCCGATGACAGCGATCGCCTGATCGCGCGTCTGAAGATGGCGGAGATCCCCCGCAATGGTAACCCGACTCGCGTCCGGAACCGCTGTGAACTGACGGGACGTCCCCGCGCTTATTACCGCAAATTCCGTCTCTGCCGCGTGCAGCTTCGTGATCTGGCTAACAAGGGCCTGATCCCCGGCGTCACCAAGTCGAGCTGGTAA
- the rpsQ gene encoding 30S ribosomal protein S17, whose protein sequence is MPKRVLTGTVVSDKTDKTVVVRVERKVKHALYGKIIRRSKKYHAHDEGNVYKEGETVRIEETAPISKLKTWKVIERVDTHKSPETAA, encoded by the coding sequence ATGCCCAAGCGCGTGCTGACGGGAACGGTGGTTTCCGACAAGACCGACAAGACGGTGGTAGTTCGCGTGGAGCGCAAGGTTAAGCATGCGCTCTACGGCAAGATCATCCGCCGTTCGAAGAAGTACCATGCCCATGACGAGGGCAATGTCTACAAGGAAGGCGAAACGGTCCGCATCGAGGAGACCGCTCCGATTTCCAAGCTCAAGACCTGGAAGGTCATCGAGCGCGTGGACACCCACAAGTCGCCGGAAACGGCGGCCTGA
- the rpsS gene encoding 30S ribosomal protein S19 has product MARSVWKGPFVDLSLLKKAEVAQDAGGRSGPIKTWSRRSTILPQFVGLTFNVYNGRKHVPVSVNEDMVGHKLGEFAPTRYFPGHAADKKGKR; this is encoded by the coding sequence ATGGCTCGTTCCGTCTGGAAAGGTCCGTTCGTGGACCTCAGCCTTCTGAAGAAGGCGGAAGTCGCGCAGGACGCCGGTGGCCGTTCGGGTCCGATCAAGACCTGGTCGCGCCGCTCCACGATCCTGCCGCAGTTCGTAGGCCTGACGTTCAACGTCTATAATGGCCGCAAGCACGTGCCGGTTTCGGTCAACGAGGACATGGTGGGTCACAAGCTGGGCGAATTCGCCCCGACCCGCTACTTCCCCGGCCACGCTGCCGACAAGAAGGGCAAGCGCTAA
- the rplP gene encoding 50S ribosomal protein L16 → MLQPKKMKFRKTFKGRIKGDAKGGSALNFGSYGLKALEPERITARQIEAARRAITRHIRRQGRLWIRVFPDVPVSKKPAEVRQGKGKGSVEYWAARVKPGRILFELDGVPGPLAAEAFSRAAMKLPVKTKVVARLGDTSHLEG, encoded by the coding sequence ATGCTGCAACCGAAGAAAATGAAGTTCCGCAAGACCTTCAAGGGCCGGATCAAGGGCGACGCCAAAGGCGGATCGGCTCTGAACTTTGGCTCCTATGGTCTGAAGGCTCTGGAGCCCGAGCGGATCACCGCACGCCAGATCGAAGCGGCTCGCCGTGCGATCACGCGCCACATCCGCCGTCAGGGACGGCTGTGGATCCGCGTGTTCCCCGATGTGCCTGTGTCGAAGAAGCCGGCCGAAGTCCGTCAGGGCAAGGGCAAGGGTTCGGTTGAATATTGGGCGGCACGGGTTAAGCCCGGTCGTATCCTGTTCGAACTGGACGGCGTTCCCGGCCCGCTCGCAGCAGAGGCATTCTCGCGCGCCGCGATGAAGCTGCCCGTCAAGACCAAGGTTGTTGCCCGCCTCGGCGACACCTCGCACCTGGAGGGTTAA
- the rplB gene encoding 50S ribosomal protein L2 gives MALKHYNPTSPARRGLILVDRSGLHKGKPVKALTEGKRKTGGRNNKGHVTSRGIAGGHKQRYRIIDFKRRLWDVEGTVERLEYDPNRTAFIALVNYPDGTQAYILAPQRLAPGDKVVAGKKTDVKPGNAMELGQMPVGTIIHNIEMKPGKGGQLCRSAGTYAQLVGRDRGMVMVRLSSGEQRYIRSDCMGTIGAVSNPDNGNTNLAKAGRNRWKGIRPLTRGVAKNPVDHPHGGGEGRTSGGRHPVTPWGKPTKGARTRHNKATDKFIIRSRHAKKKR, from the coding sequence ATGGCGCTGAAGCATTATAATCCGACGAGCCCGGCACGCCGTGGCTTGATCCTCGTGGATCGCAGCGGCCTGCACAAGGGCAAGCCGGTCAAGGCGCTGACTGAGGGCAAGCGCAAGACGGGCGGCCGTAACAACAAGGGCCATGTGACCTCGCGCGGTATCGCCGGTGGCCACAAGCAGCGCTATCGCATCATCGACTTCAAGCGTCGCCTGTGGGACGTGGAGGGCACGGTCGAGCGTTTGGAATATGACCCCAACCGCACTGCCTTTATCGCGCTGGTCAACTATCCCGACGGCACCCAGGCCTATATCCTGGCGCCGCAGCGTCTGGCGCCCGGTGACAAGGTCGTCGCGGGTAAGAAGACCGACGTGAAGCCAGGCAACGCGATGGAACTGGGTCAGATGCCGGTCGGCACGATCATCCACAATATCGAGATGAAGCCGGGCAAGGGCGGTCAGCTCTGCCGTTCGGCGGGCACCTATGCCCAGCTGGTCGGTCGTGATCGTGGCATGGTGATGGTTCGCTTGTCCTCGGGCGAACAGCGTTACATCCGTTCGGACTGCATGGGCACCATCGGTGCTGTCAGTAATCCGGACAATGGCAACACCAACCTCGCCAAGGCAGGCCGCAACCGTTGGAAGGGCATCCGCCCCCTGACGCGCGGTGTGGCGAAGAACCCGGTCGATCACCCCCACGGCGGTGGCGAAGGCCGGACCTCGGGCGGCCGTCATCCGGTTACCCCCTGGGGCAAGCCGACAAAGGGTGCGCGCACCCGCCACAACAAGGCGACGGACAAGTTCATCATCCGTAGCCGCCACGCTAAGAAGAAGAGGTAA
- the rplE gene encoding 50S ribosomal protein L5, protein MSDKYTPRSKAQYDAEIVKAMTEKFGYKNVMEVPKIEKITLNMGVGEATQDKKKVTSAAEEMELIAGQKPVITKARKSIAQFKLREGMPIGAKVTLRRERMYEFLDRLINVALPRVRDFRGLNPKSFDGRGNYAFGIKEQIIFPEINYDRIDKVRGMDIIVTTTAKTDEEARELLRLFGFPFPLEEQKQAA, encoded by the coding sequence ATGAGCGACAAGTATACTCCGCGCTCGAAGGCGCAGTATGACGCCGAAATCGTCAAGGCGATGACCGAGAAGTTCGGTTACAAGAACGTCATGGAAGTGCCGAAGATCGAGAAGATCACGCTTAACATGGGCGTGGGCGAGGCGACGCAGGACAAGAAGAAGGTCACTTCTGCGGCCGAGGAAATGGAACTGATCGCCGGTCAGAAGCCGGTCATCACCAAGGCTCGCAAGTCGATCGCGCAGTTCAAGCTGCGTGAAGGCATGCCGATCGGCGCCAAGGTGACGCTGCGCCGCGAGCGCATGTATGAGTTCCTGGATCGTCTGATCAACGTCGCGCTCCCTCGCGTGCGCGACTTCCGTGGTCTCAATCCGAAGAGCTTCGATGGCCGTGGCAACTATGCCTTCGGTATCAAGGAGCAGATCATCTTCCCCGAGATCAACTATGACCGCATCGACAAGGTGCGCGGCATGGACATCATCGTGACCACCACGGCGAAGACGGACGAGGAAGCGCGCGAACTGCTGCGTCTCTTCGGCTTCCCCTTCCCGCTTGAAGAGCAGAAGCAGGCGGCCTGA
- the rplV gene encoding 50S ribosomal protein L22 — protein MSKEKAPRRVADNEALAVGTQIRGSAQKLNLVATLIRGRKVEDALNILAFSKKAMAVDVRKVLASAIANAENNHNLDVDALVVAEASVGKSFTLKRFHARGRGKSTRILKPFSRVRIVVREAAEEAEA, from the coding sequence ATGAGCAAGGAAAAGGCTCCCCGTCGCGTCGCTGACAATGAGGCGCTGGCTGTTGGCACGCAAATCCGTGGTTCGGCCCAGAAGCTGAACCTGGTGGCTACGCTGATTCGCGGCCGCAAGGTTGAGGATGCGCTGAACATCCTCGCTTTCTCGAAGAAGGCGATGGCGGTGGACGTACGCAAGGTGCTGGCTTCGGCCATCGCCAATGCGGAAAACAATCACAATCTGGATGTCGATGCACTGGTCGTCGCGGAAGCCTCGGTGGGTAAGAGCTTCACTTTGAAGCGCTTCCACGCTCGCGGCCGTGGCAAATCGACCCGGATCCTGAAGCCCTTCAGCCGCGTGCGCATCGTCGTGCGGGAAGCAGCTGAAGAAGCGGAGGCGTAA